In Nicotiana tabacum cultivar K326 chromosome 17, ASM71507v2, whole genome shotgun sequence, one DNA window encodes the following:
- the LOC107784078 gene encoding uncharacterized protein LOC107784078 isoform X1, producing the protein MASLHLSKNGDFTSNLRDLMWQKQENRVTGVEETLDRINQLPDALLVQILSPLPTRDAVASSVLSRRWRYLWNSIDNFHFVVRNDDKAENFISFEDHVLAHCTCPKIRKFKLDLNDMCRLVNVSSLVTASLTFDICCIADDSEEDDIEEESCRDYHQVFRNLVLDYLQKLSYAIELTIGSWLAEVVFMLQLEGVALPELRCKCLTLKLQVSKHTLYGITSLLEASPLLETLNIHMEYEAVDQHWILILFSVPVCLRALPT; encoded by the exons ATGGCGTCACTCCATCTCAGCAAAAATGGAGATTTTACCAGTAATTTGAGAGATTTAATGTGGCAGAAACAAGAGAATAGAGTCACTGGAGTTGAAGAAACCCTAGATCGTATCAATCAGTTGCCTGACGCACTCCTCGTACAAATTCTCTCTCCTTTACCGACGAGAGATGCCGTCGCATCATCTGTTCTCTCTAGAAGGTGGCGTTATCTCTGGAATTCAATTGATAATTTCCATTTCGTTGTTAGAAATGACGACAAAGCTGAAAACTTCATATCCTTTGAGGACCACGTTTTAGCTCATTGCACTTGTCCCAAAATCAGAAAATTCAAACTCGATTTAAATGACATGTGTAGGCTAGTAAATGTCTCCTCTTTGGTTACTGCCAGCCTAACTTTTGACATTTGCTGTATTGCTGATGACTCTGAAGAAGACGATATTGAGGAAGAAAGTTGTCGTGATTATCATCAAGTTTTCAGAAACCTTGTTCTGGACTATCTTCAAAAGTTGAGTTATGCGATTGAGCTAACAATTGGAAGTTGGTTAGCAGAG GTTGTGTTCATGTTGCAACTCGAAGGAGTGGCGCTTCCAGAATTGAGATGCAAGTGTCTAACGCTAAAATTGCAGGTATCAAAGCATACTTTGTATGGAATAACTAGCCTTTTGGAAGCCTCGCCTCTTTTGGAGACACTCAACATTCACATGGAATATGAG GCCGTAGACCAGCATTGGATCCTGATTCTATTCTCTGTTCCAGTTTGTTTAAGAGCACTGCCAACTTGA
- the LOC107784078 gene encoding uncharacterized protein LOC107784078 isoform X3 has protein sequence MASLHLSKNGDFTSNLRDLMWQKQENRVTGVEETLDRINQLPDALLVQILSPLPTRDAVASSVLSRRWRYLWNSIDNFHFVVRNDDKAENFISFEDHVLAHCTCPKIRKFKLDLNDMCRLVNVSSLVTASLTFDICCIADDSEEDDIEEESCRDYHQVFRNLVLDYLQKLSYAIELTIGSWLAEVVFMLQLEGVALPELRCKCLTLKLQVSKHTLYGITSLLEASPLLETLNIHMEYEFV, from the exons ATGGCGTCACTCCATCTCAGCAAAAATGGAGATTTTACCAGTAATTTGAGAGATTTAATGTGGCAGAAACAAGAGAATAGAGTCACTGGAGTTGAAGAAACCCTAGATCGTATCAATCAGTTGCCTGACGCACTCCTCGTACAAATTCTCTCTCCTTTACCGACGAGAGATGCCGTCGCATCATCTGTTCTCTCTAGAAGGTGGCGTTATCTCTGGAATTCAATTGATAATTTCCATTTCGTTGTTAGAAATGACGACAAAGCTGAAAACTTCATATCCTTTGAGGACCACGTTTTAGCTCATTGCACTTGTCCCAAAATCAGAAAATTCAAACTCGATTTAAATGACATGTGTAGGCTAGTAAATGTCTCCTCTTTGGTTACTGCCAGCCTAACTTTTGACATTTGCTGTATTGCTGATGACTCTGAAGAAGACGATATTGAGGAAGAAAGTTGTCGTGATTATCATCAAGTTTTCAGAAACCTTGTTCTGGACTATCTTCAAAAGTTGAGTTATGCGATTGAGCTAACAATTGGAAGTTGGTTAGCAGAG GTTGTGTTCATGTTGCAACTCGAAGGAGTGGCGCTTCCAGAATTGAGATGCAAGTGTCTAACGCTAAAATTGCAGGTATCAAAGCATACTTTGTATGGAATAACTAGCCTTTTGGAAGCCTCGCCTCTTTTGGAGACACTCAACATTCACATGGAATATGAG TTTGTTTAA
- the LOC107784078 gene encoding uncharacterized protein LOC107784078 isoform X2 — MASLHLSKNGDFTSNLRDLMWQKQENRVTGVEETLDRINQLPDALLVQILSPLPTRDAVASSVLSRRWRYLWNSIDNFHFVVRNDDKAENFISFEDHVLAHCTCPKIRKFKLDLNDMCRLVNVSSLVTASLTFDICCIADDSEEDDIEEESCRDYHQVFRNLVLDYLQKLSYAIELTIGSWLAEVVFMLQLEGVALPELRCKCLTLKLQVSKHTLYGITSLLEASPLLETLNIHMEYEAQERKRIVDQLNLFLLLSTA; from the exons ATGGCGTCACTCCATCTCAGCAAAAATGGAGATTTTACCAGTAATTTGAGAGATTTAATGTGGCAGAAACAAGAGAATAGAGTCACTGGAGTTGAAGAAACCCTAGATCGTATCAATCAGTTGCCTGACGCACTCCTCGTACAAATTCTCTCTCCTTTACCGACGAGAGATGCCGTCGCATCATCTGTTCTCTCTAGAAGGTGGCGTTATCTCTGGAATTCAATTGATAATTTCCATTTCGTTGTTAGAAATGACGACAAAGCTGAAAACTTCATATCCTTTGAGGACCACGTTTTAGCTCATTGCACTTGTCCCAAAATCAGAAAATTCAAACTCGATTTAAATGACATGTGTAGGCTAGTAAATGTCTCCTCTTTGGTTACTGCCAGCCTAACTTTTGACATTTGCTGTATTGCTGATGACTCTGAAGAAGACGATATTGAGGAAGAAAGTTGTCGTGATTATCATCAAGTTTTCAGAAACCTTGTTCTGGACTATCTTCAAAAGTTGAGTTATGCGATTGAGCTAACAATTGGAAGTTGGTTAGCAGAG GTTGTGTTCATGTTGCAACTCGAAGGAGTGGCGCTTCCAGAATTGAGATGCAAGTGTCTAACGCTAAAATTGCAGGTATCAAAGCATACTTTGTATGGAATAACTAGCCTTTTGGAAGCCTCGCCTCTTTTGGAGACACTCAACATTCACATGGAATATGAG GCTCAAGAAAGGAAAAGGATTGTTGACCAACTGAACCTCTTTTTGCTTTTATCTACTGCTTGA